Genomic window (Rossellomorea aquimaris):
CGATTTTGATTCCCTCCATTCTAGTATTCTTTTAAATAATACGAATTGTTTCTTATAAATTAATCAATTTTAAAGGTAAAAGGCTAACTCACACCACCGTTTAGTGTCAGGTTATCTCTGAGCGGGATTAATACTTTAGTTTCTATTGTAAGCCTCCTTACTTTATACTTAGTGTCAGCATCACAAAGTAATCGTTTCATTCGGGTTGAAAATGATCCAATCTTTCTCATAGTTGATTTCATCTTTATTTATGAGGGTGTAGAGTATCTGAGACGGTTCATACGTCTGTTGTGACCATGTATAAAAGGTTTATTTCTACATTTGTTTTTTTTACTAAATTTATTACAATAGATTCAGTCAGTATATCTTAATTAATTATATATACTCGAAGGTTAATTAATCAAATGATTAATAATATATTTTTTTTGAACATCAAGGAGGTACCCATGGATAGCGAGTTTCCTAAAAAACCAGGAAGACCAAAAATAAAAATTGAGAACAATCTAACGAGAGAGAAAATCTTAAAGACATCTGCCCATCTGTTTTTAACATATGGATATGAGGGTGTTTCCATGGAGCAAGTGGCTGAGGCGTGTAGTGTGACCAAAGCCAGCGTTTACTATTATTTTAAAAACAAAGCAAACTTATTCGCAGTCGCTGTGTCAAGTATGTTCCAACGAATCACAATACAAACAGAGAAACTTTTACATAGTTCTAATGGCTTGAAGCACAAATTATATGAAGTCACACTGGATCATTTAATGAGACCCCACATTGATTTTGAAACGTTATTAAAAGAAGCTGCTTTCTCACTAACAGAGAATCATATTCAGGAAATTCGAGGTGCCGAGAGGGAAGTTCATAAAGCGCTCGAAGATATATTCAAGCAAGCTATGGAAAAAGGTGAAATAGTGGTAACAAACCCATTATTGCTTGCACATGCATTTTCTACGGTGGCAATGATTCGAAATAAAAAAGATCTAATAGAGGAACTAGGTGGTCCCAAAAAAACAGCACAAGCTTTGGTTGATCTTTTTTGGAAAGGTATTGGTCCAAAATAATTAATAATATTTAAGTAAGTGATGGGTATACGTGCGTCCGATTAAATGTGATCATTATTAAGATAAAAGATTTCTCGGATAATAAGAGTTGGTATATTTGCATTGAAAAATCGTCAGGCAGGGATGGTGTACCGATGATAGATTTATTCGCAAGTATGAAAAAGGGGACGGAGAGGCAACAAAAGGCATATGCAGTCATCATGGAACTGGATATTTTGAATGTTATGAATCCCTATAATCCTGTTCTATGCGGAACTCTGCCCATTGGTATAGACATTACGGGATCAGACCTGGACATCATTATGGAAGTACAGGAATTAGACCCATTTGAAGAATTGATCCAAACGTTATACAACAAAAAAGATGGCTTTACAATCAAAAGGAAAACGATTAATGGGAAAGAAGTCGTGAAGGCCAATTTTAGCTTAAGCGGTTTTGAGTTTGAGCTGTTTGGACAAGCCCAACCGGTACATAAGCAACATGCGTATCTCCATATGATGATTGAACATGAACTATTGCAAAGATATCCTGGTCTCAAACAGAAAGTGATA
Coding sequences:
- a CDS encoding TetR/AcrR family transcriptional regulator, translating into MDSEFPKKPGRPKIKIENNLTREKILKTSAHLFLTYGYEGVSMEQVAEACSVTKASVYYYFKNKANLFAVAVSSMFQRITIQTEKLLHSSNGLKHKLYEVTLDHLMRPHIDFETLLKEAAFSLTENHIQEIRGAEREVHKALEDIFKQAMEKGEIVVTNPLLLAHAFSTVAMIRNKKDLIEELGGPKKTAQALVDLFWKGIGPK
- a CDS encoding DUF4269 domain-containing protein, which translates into the protein MIDLFASMKKGTERQQKAYAVIMELDILNVMNPYNPVLCGTLPIGIDITGSDLDIIMEVQELDPFEELIQTLYNKKDGFTIKRKTINGKEVVKANFSLSGFEFELFGQAQPVHKQHAYLHMMIEHELLQRYPGLKQKVIHLKNQGYKTEPAFCKLFDITGDPYEGLIRFGVGEGIITE